The following are encoded in a window of Thiohalobacter sp. IOR34 genomic DNA:
- a CDS encoding LysM peptidoglycan-binding domain-containing protein, whose amino-acid sequence MRTGFALPLEDQPRIQAHLRWFQRHPDYLPRVLNRGRPYLGWILREVQRRDMPTEIALLPIVESGFNPFAYSHGRAAGLWQFIPATGRRFGLKQNWWYDGRRDLIDSTRAALDYLDYLHDHLDGDWMLALAAYNSGEGTVARALRRNRKAGKATDFWSLQLPSETRDYVPKLLALRQLVESPDRFGLELPPLEAAPQLVEVETGGQIDLALAAELAGIDLDRLYRLNPGFNRWATDPEGPHRLALPVENAEDFRTALAALPADRRIRWSRHQVARGETLSHIARRYHTTAALLSEVNALSGHRIRAGQHLLIPLAQRRLSDYRLSAAGRQQALQARSRQGQRQTHRVRPGDTLWDLSRKYRVGVRQLAAWNGMAPGDTLRVGQKLVVWTRHAAPSTARHPGQALQRISYRVRKGDSLARISQRFRISIADLRRWNKLGGQKYLQPGQRLTLYIDVTRQSGSS is encoded by the coding sequence ATGCGCACCGGCTTCGCCCTGCCGCTGGAGGACCAGCCCCGGATCCAGGCCCACCTGCGCTGGTTCCAGCGTCATCCCGATTACCTCCCCCGGGTGCTGAATCGAGGCCGCCCCTACCTTGGCTGGATCCTGCGGGAGGTGCAGCGTCGTGACATGCCGACCGAGATCGCCCTGCTGCCCATCGTGGAGAGCGGCTTCAACCCCTTCGCCTATTCCCATGGCCGCGCCGCCGGCCTCTGGCAGTTCATCCCTGCCACCGGCCGGCGTTTCGGGCTGAAGCAGAACTGGTGGTACGACGGCCGGCGCGACCTGATCGACTCGACCCGCGCCGCCCTCGACTACCTCGACTACCTGCACGACCATCTGGACGGCGACTGGATGCTGGCCCTGGCCGCCTACAATTCCGGCGAAGGAACCGTGGCCCGCGCGCTGCGCCGCAACCGCAAGGCCGGCAAGGCGACCGATTTCTGGTCGCTGCAGCTGCCGAGCGAGACCCGCGACTACGTGCCCAAGCTGCTCGCCCTGCGGCAACTGGTCGAATCGCCCGATCGCTTCGGCCTGGAACTGCCGCCGCTGGAGGCCGCCCCGCAACTGGTCGAGGTCGAGACCGGAGGACAGATCGATCTGGCCCTGGCCGCCGAGCTGGCGGGCATCGACCTGGACCGGCTGTACCGCCTCAACCCCGGCTTCAACCGCTGGGCCACCGACCCCGAGGGTCCCCACCGCCTGGCCCTGCCGGTGGAGAACGCCGAAGACTTCCGCACCGCCCTGGCAGCCCTGCCGGCAGATCGCCGTATCCGCTGGTCGCGTCACCAGGTCGCCCGCGGTGAGACCCTGAGCCATATCGCCCGCCGCTATCACACCACGGCGGCCCTGCTCAGCGAGGTCAACGCGCTGAGCGGCCATCGCATCCGCGCCGGCCAGCACCTGCTGATCCCGCTGGCCCAGCGCAGGCTCAGTGACTACCGGCTGAGCGCAGCCGGCCGCCAACAGGCCCTGCAGGCCCGCAGCCGCCAGGGACAGCGGCAGACCCACCGGGTGCGCCCCGGCGATACCCTCTGGGATCTGTCCCGCAAGTACCGCGTCGGCGTGCGCCAGCTCGCGGCCTGGAATGGCATGGCACCCGGCGACACCCTGCGTGTGGGGCAGAAACTGGTGGTCTGGACCCGCCACGCCGCCCCATCCACCGCCCGGCATCCCGGCCAGGCCCTGCAGCGCATCAGCTACCGGGTGCGCAAGGGGGATTCCCTGGCCCGCATCTCGCAGCGCTTCCGCATCTCCATCGCCGACCTGCGCCGCTGGAACAAGCTCGGCGGCCAGAAATACCTGCAACCTGGTCAGCGCCTGACCCTCTACATCGACGTCACCCGCCAATCCGGCAGCAGCTGA
- a CDS encoding VPLPA-CTERM sorting domain-containing protein encodes MHYNSAPSKAWSAGESSKMNRTKGNIILAWLGGLALLCLTAGAQAAPLNLVTSWPDIQANDLDVSYTAATGSLSVQPSVTLLMDYSQDGTAFTAISNPGLSLSATVDASGSLSGGSFSISGDGTTLLSGTLLDFGYATLEGFATFEFLLNVDGGTLASDYGSRAGMILGGLAQGFSGDFSQDFAINGMMGDTKMVVPVPAALWLFGSGLLGLVGVMRRSAG; translated from the coding sequence ATGCACTATAATTCCGCTCCATCCAAGGCATGGAGCGCGGGGGAGTCATCAAAAATGAATCGAACCAAAGGAAACATCATCCTGGCATGGTTGGGCGGGCTGGCCCTCCTGTGCCTGACCGCTGGCGCCCAGGCGGCGCCCCTGAATCTCGTCACCAGCTGGCCGGATATCCAGGCCAATGATCTGGACGTCAGCTATACCGCGGCGACCGGCAGCCTGAGCGTGCAGCCGTCGGTGACCTTGCTGATGGATTACAGTCAGGATGGCACGGCGTTCACCGCGATCAGCAATCCCGGCCTGAGTCTGAGCGCGACCGTCGATGCCAGCGGCAGCCTGAGCGGCGGCAGCTTCAGCATCAGCGGTGACGGCACGACGCTGCTGAGCGGTACGCTGCTGGATTTCGGCTATGCCACGCTTGAGGGCTTCGCCACCTTCGAGTTTCTGCTCAACGTGGATGGCGGTACCCTGGCCAGTGACTATGGCAGCCGGGCGGGCATGATCCTCGGCGGCCTGGCGCAGGGTTTCAGCGGGGATTTCAGCCAAGATTTCGCGATCAACGGCATGATGGGCGATACCAAGATGGTGGTGCCGGTGCCGGCGGCCCTGTGGCTGTTCGGCTCCGGTCTGCTGGGACTGGTTGGCGTGATGCGACGTTCGGCAGGCTGA
- a CDS encoding ABC transporter ATP-binding protein, whose translation MTRPLLTVSNLSMQLGEGPSAIRAVDDVSFEIHRGETFALLGESGCGKSMTALSIMRLLPEPAGRIVGGRVELEGEDLLGLPEMAMRGVRGGRIAMIFQEPMTSLNPVLTVGQQIGETLARHRGLSGAAQRGRILELLDAVGIPDPARRAGEYPHQLSGGMKQRVMIAIALAGEPDLLIADEPTTALDVTIQAQVLELLQRLQQDTGMAMLLITHDLGVVADRVDRLAVMYAGQIVEQAPCADFFREPRHPYSRKLFEALPDMSKRDRPLTQIPGTVPPLDQIFDHCRFAPRCDRAWPPCRERLPGWFEPTPGHEVRCHLYDPELSPPAAAARTVEAPRQTGTAPAAGAPLLQVEGLKVHFPIHKGVFKRVVGQVHAVDGVDLQIAAGQTLALVGESGCGKTTVGKAILQLIRPTAGSVRFADVELTRLRGKALRRRRRDFQIIFQDPFSSMNPRMMIGDIIEEGMLAQGIGGDRAARRARVAQLLEQVGLRPGQISRYPHEFSGGQRQRICIARALAVDPQLVVCDEPTSALDVSVQAQILNLLKQLQNDLGLSYLFITHNLSVVAYLADRVAVMYLGRIVEEGPVEAVLNRPAHPYTEALLSAVPRLDADGQREIIRLQGDLPSPVEPPPGCHFHPRCPRATEACSREYPEAVSVGDGHWVKCLLQRR comes from the coding sequence ATGACCCGACCGCTATTGACCGTCAGCAATCTCAGCATGCAGCTCGGCGAGGGACCGTCTGCCATTCGCGCCGTGGATGATGTCAGTTTCGAGATCCACCGCGGCGAGACCTTCGCCCTGCTCGGGGAATCCGGTTGCGGCAAGTCGATGACCGCGCTATCCATCATGCGCCTGTTGCCGGAACCGGCCGGGCGCATCGTCGGCGGCCGTGTCGAGCTGGAGGGCGAGGATCTGCTGGGGTTGCCGGAGATGGCCATGCGCGGGGTGCGCGGTGGCCGCATCGCGATGATCTTCCAGGAGCCGATGACCTCGCTCAACCCGGTGCTGACCGTTGGCCAGCAGATCGGCGAGACCCTGGCCCGGCACCGGGGCCTGTCCGGCGCGGCACAGCGGGGGCGGATCCTCGAGCTGCTCGATGCGGTCGGCATTCCCGACCCGGCCCGCCGGGCCGGAGAGTATCCCCACCAGCTGTCGGGCGGCATGAAACAGCGGGTGATGATCGCCATTGCCCTGGCCGGCGAGCCCGACCTGCTGATCGCCGACGAGCCGACCACGGCACTGGACGTGACCATCCAGGCACAGGTGCTGGAACTGCTGCAGCGTCTGCAGCAGGACACCGGCATGGCCATGCTGCTGATCACCCATGACCTGGGTGTGGTGGCGGACCGGGTCGACCGCCTGGCGGTGATGTATGCCGGGCAGATCGTCGAGCAGGCGCCCTGCGCCGACTTCTTCCGCGAACCCCGCCACCCATACAGCCGCAAGTTGTTCGAGGCCCTGCCCGACATGAGCAAGCGCGACCGGCCATTGACCCAGATTCCGGGCACGGTGCCGCCCCTCGACCAGATCTTCGATCACTGCCGATTCGCGCCACGCTGCGACCGGGCCTGGCCGCCCTGCCGCGAGCGACTGCCGGGTTGGTTCGAGCCGACACCGGGACACGAGGTGCGTTGTCATCTGTACGATCCGGAACTCTCGCCCCCGGCGGCCGCGGCCAGGACGGTCGAGGCGCCGCGGCAGACGGGGACGGCGCCGGCGGCGGGCGCCCCCCTGTTGCAGGTCGAGGGGCTCAAGGTGCACTTCCCGATTCACAAGGGTGTCTTCAAGCGGGTGGTGGGCCAGGTCCACGCGGTCGATGGCGTCGATCTGCAGATCGCTGCCGGCCAGACCCTGGCGCTGGTCGGCGAGTCCGGTTGCGGCAAGACCACGGTGGGCAAGGCCATCCTCCAGCTGATCCGTCCCACGGCGGGCAGCGTGCGCTTCGCGGATGTCGAGCTGACCCGGCTGCGCGGCAAGGCGCTGCGTCGCCGCCGGCGCGATTTCCAGATCATCTTTCAGGATCCCTTCTCGTCCATGAATCCGCGGATGATGATCGGCGACATCATCGAGGAGGGCATGCTGGCCCAGGGCATCGGCGGTGACCGCGCCGCCCGCCGGGCGCGGGTGGCGCAGCTGCTGGAGCAGGTCGGGCTGCGTCCGGGGCAGATCAGCCGCTATCCGCACGAGTTCTCCGGTGGTCAGCGACAGCGCATCTGCATCGCCCGTGCCCTGGCAGTCGATCCGCAACTGGTGGTCTGCGACGAGCCGACCAGCGCCCTCGACGTCTCGGTGCAGGCGCAGATCCTCAACCTGCTCAAGCAGCTGCAGAACGATCTGGGGCTGTCCTATCTGTTCATCACCCACAACCTGTCGGTGGTGGCCTATCTTGCCGACCGGGTGGCGGTGATGTACCTGGGGCGGATCGTCGAGGAGGGGCCGGTGGAGGCGGTGCTGAACCGCCCGGCCCATCCCTATACCGAGGCCCTGCTGTCGGCCGTTCCCCGGCTCGATGCCGACGGCCAGCGTGAGATCATTCGTCTGCAGGGGGACCTGCCCTCGCCGGTCGAGCCGCCGCCCGGTTGTCATTTCCACCCACGCTGCCCCCGGGCCACCGAGGCCTGCAGCCGCGAGTATCCGGAAGCGGTGTCCGTGGGTGACGGGCACTGGGTGAAATGCCTTCTGCAGCGTCGTTGA
- a CDS encoding ABC transporter permease — MIRPVILWTDALVFLLLAVVAAFVWYARGRRHLHDPWLGVIGSRMGMASLVVVLAYVLIGLLDSVHFRLPLPERGKGGELHYSGEVLSLLDLATGPLRSQVEKSYSAPFATHLYTKETIELPDGSQRRGYPRLRYGGAHLADPAQRAADIRARLLLTLGETLIAVVLLLALLSVWLARRHRASPLCMARRILRGEAGLPWRVFLVTSAVLLFCLLFAWNFAAAYHILGTDKVGEDVFYQSLKSIRTGLLIGTLTTLVMLPFAILLGIMAGYFRGWVDDVIQYIYTTLNSIPGVLLIAAAILILQVYMGSHPELFETMAERADLRLLFLCLILGVTSWTGLCRLLRGEAFKLREVDYIQAAQAFGVSHLGIILRHILPNVMHIVLISVVLDFSGLVLAEAVLSYVGVGVDPTMTSWGNMINRARLEMARDPLVWWSLCAAFLFMFTLVLAANLLADAVRDAFDPRLRRR; from the coding sequence ATGATCCGGCCGGTGATCCTCTGGACCGATGCCCTGGTGTTCCTGCTGCTGGCAGTGGTGGCCGCCTTCGTCTGGTATGCCCGGGGCCGGCGCCATCTGCACGATCCCTGGCTGGGGGTGATTGGCAGCCGGATGGGCATGGCCTCCCTGGTGGTGGTGCTGGCCTACGTGCTGATCGGCCTGCTCGACTCGGTGCATTTCCGCCTGCCGCTGCCGGAGCGGGGCAAGGGTGGCGAGCTGCACTACTCGGGCGAGGTGCTGAGTCTGCTCGATCTGGCCACCGGCCCGCTGCGCAGCCAGGTGGAGAAGAGCTACTCGGCCCCTTTCGCCACCCATCTGTATACCAAGGAGACCATCGAGCTGCCGGACGGCAGCCAGCGCCGCGGTTACCCCCGGCTGCGTTATGGCGGGGCCCATCTGGCGGATCCCGCGCAGCGCGCCGCCGACATCCGTGCCCGCCTGCTGCTCACCCTGGGTGAGACCCTGATCGCCGTGGTCCTGCTGCTCGCTCTGCTCAGCGTCTGGCTGGCACGGCGCCACCGGGCCAGCCCGCTTTGCATGGCGCGCCGTATCCTGCGCGGCGAGGCCGGACTGCCGTGGCGGGTGTTCCTGGTCACCAGTGCGGTCCTGCTGTTCTGTCTGTTGTTCGCCTGGAACTTCGCCGCTGCCTATCACATCCTCGGTACCGACAAGGTTGGCGAGGACGTCTTCTACCAATCGCTGAAGAGCATCCGTACCGGGCTGCTGATCGGCACCCTGACTACCCTGGTGATGCTGCCCTTCGCCATCCTGCTCGGCATCATGGCCGGCTATTTCCGCGGCTGGGTGGACGATGTCATCCAGTACATCTACACCACCCTCAACTCCATCCCCGGCGTGCTGTTGATCGCCGCCGCCATCCTCATTCTCCAGGTCTACATGGGCAGCCACCCGGAGCTGTTCGAGACCATGGCCGAGCGCGCCGACCTGCGGCTGCTGTTCCTCTGCCTGATCCTCGGCGTGACCAGCTGGACCGGGCTGTGTCGCCTGCTGCGGGGCGAGGCCTTCAAGCTGCGCGAGGTGGACTACATCCAGGCCGCGCAGGCCTTCGGTGTCTCCCACCTCGGCATCATCCTGCGCCACATCCTGCCCAACGTCATGCATATCGTGCTGATCTCGGTGGTGCTCGACTTCAGCGGTCTGGTGCTGGCCGAGGCAGTGTTGTCCTACGTCGGTGTCGGTGTCGATCCGACCATGACCAGCTGGGGCAACATGATCAACCGGGCACGCCTGGAGATGGCCCGCGACCCCTTGGTCTGGTGGTCGCTGTGTGCCGCCTTCCTGTTCATGTTCACTCTGGTGCTGGCGGCGAATCTGCTGGCGGATGCGGTGCGTGATGCCTTCGATCCACGGCTGAGGCGACGGTGA
- a CDS encoding ABC transporter permease yields the protein MFAYLLRRVLYALPILIGVNLLTFALFFVVNTPDNMARLHLGVKRVTPEAIESWKRDHGYDRPLFYNAGAEGLDSLTDTIFFDKSVRLFAFDFGRSDSGRDIAYDISQRMWPSLAIALPTFVIGLLVNISFAMLIVFFRGSYLDLGAVVLLVVLMSVSSLFYIIGGQYLMGKLLRLVPISGYDTGWLALKFILLPVLIGIVSGIGSGSRWYRTIFLEEIGKDYVRTARAKGLDEPRVLFRHVLKNALIPILTGAVVVLPLLFMGSLILESFFGIPGLGSYTIDAIAAQDFAIVRAMVFLGSVLYILGLILTDLSYTLVDPRVRLS from the coding sequence ATGTTCGCCTATCTGCTGCGCCGCGTGCTCTATGCCCTGCCGATCCTGATCGGGGTCAACCTGCTGACCTTCGCCCTGTTCTTCGTGGTCAACACACCGGACAACATGGCGCGCCTGCATCTGGGCGTGAAGCGCGTCACCCCCGAGGCGATCGAGAGCTGGAAGCGCGACCATGGCTATGACCGGCCGCTGTTCTACAACGCCGGGGCCGAGGGCCTGGACAGCCTCACCGACACCATCTTCTTCGACAAGTCGGTGAGGCTCTTCGCCTTCGACTTCGGCCGCTCCGACAGCGGCCGTGACATCGCCTACGACATCAGCCAGCGTATGTGGCCGAGCCTGGCCATCGCCTTGCCGACCTTTGTTATCGGTCTGCTGGTCAACATCAGCTTTGCCATGCTGATCGTCTTCTTCCGTGGTAGCTATCTGGATCTCGGTGCCGTGGTGCTGCTGGTGGTCCTGATGTCCGTCTCCAGCCTGTTCTACATCATTGGCGGCCAGTATCTGATGGGCAAGCTGCTCAGGCTGGTGCCCATTTCCGGCTACGACACCGGCTGGCTGGCACTGAAGTTCATCCTCCTGCCGGTGCTGATCGGCATCGTCTCGGGGATCGGCTCCGGCTCGCGCTGGTATCGCACCATCTTCCTCGAGGAGATCGGCAAGGACTATGTGCGTACCGCCCGTGCCAAGGGTCTGGACGAACCGCGGGTTCTGTTCCGCCATGTGCTGAAGAACGCCCTGATCCCGATACTCACCGGGGCGGTGGTGGTGTTGCCGCTGCTGTTCATGGGCAGCCTGATCCTGGAGTCCTTCTTCGGCATTCCCGGCCTCGGCAGCTATACCATCGATGCCATCGCCGCCCAGGATTTCGCCATCGTCCGTGCCATGGTGTTCCTCGGCTCGGTGCTGTACATCCTGGGGCTGATCCTCACCGATCTCTCCTACACCCTGGTCGATCCGCGGGTACGGCTGTCATGA
- a CDS encoding ABC transporter substrate-binding protein — protein sequence MLRALLLLSPALLGGCDGQPWNSPYRAAEQYRNILYASFSERPKHLDPARSYSSNEALFIEQIYEPPLQYHYLKRPYELIPRSAESVPEPYYLDATGRRLPADAAVERIAYSVYEIRIRPGIHYQPHPAFARDADGRYLYHRLDPVRLEGVHRLADFPEQGSRELVAADFVYQIKRLAHPRLHSPILGLMSDYIVGLDDYAKRLEALYRQRRAAGEDPVYLDLDALPLEGAEVLDRYRYRVLIRGKYPQFRYWLAMPFFAPVPWEAERFYTQPGMAERNITLDWYPVGTGPYMLTMNNPNLRMVLERNPNFRGETYPGEGEPGDREAGYLDDAGKPIPFIDKVVFSLEKEDIPYWNKFLQGYYDSSGLSSDSFDQAISVGAGGEIGLSEAMRAKGIALNTAVSASVFYLGFNMLDPVVGGDSERARKLRRAIAIVADYEEYISIFMNGRGVAAQGPLPPGIFGHRGGEAGLNRYVYDWVDGRARRKPLAEARRLLAEAGYPDGRDAKSGRPLVLYFDTTGSGPDDKARLDWWRKQFAKLNIQLVVRATDYNRFQDKMRKGRAQIFQWGWNADYPDPENFLFLLYGENGKAEHGGENAANYSNPDFDRLFLRMKDMPNGPERQAVIDEMLEILRRDGPWLWGVFPKQFSLHHAWYLNAKPNLMARNTLKYRRVLVDLRAAKRAEWNQPVRWPLLLGALLLIALVLPALYSYRRRERMSARGGQG from the coding sequence ATGCTGCGCGCCCTGTTGCTGCTGTCGCCGGCCCTGCTGGGTGGCTGCGACGGTCAGCCCTGGAACAGTCCCTATCGGGCGGCCGAGCAGTACCGGAACATCCTCTATGCCTCCTTCAGCGAACGCCCCAAGCACCTCGATCCGGCCCGCTCCTACAGTTCCAACGAGGCCCTGTTCATCGAGCAGATCTACGAGCCTCCGCTGCAGTACCATTACCTGAAGCGCCCCTACGAGCTGATTCCGCGTTCCGCCGAGTCGGTACCCGAGCCCTACTATCTCGATGCCACCGGCCGGCGCCTGCCCGCTGATGCCGCGGTCGAGCGGATCGCCTACAGTGTCTACGAGATCCGCATCCGTCCCGGGATCCATTACCAGCCCCATCCCGCCTTTGCCCGCGATGCCGACGGTCGCTACCTCTATCACCGGCTCGATCCCGTCCGCCTGGAGGGGGTGCATCGCCTGGCCGATTTTCCCGAGCAGGGCAGCCGCGAGCTGGTGGCGGCCGACTTCGTCTATCAGATCAAGCGCCTCGCCCATCCACGACTGCACTCGCCGATCCTCGGCCTGATGAGCGACTACATCGTCGGGCTTGACGATTATGCCAAGCGGCTGGAGGCCCTGTACCGGCAGCGGCGGGCCGCTGGCGAGGACCCGGTCTATCTCGATCTCGATGCCCTGCCGCTTGAGGGGGCCGAGGTGCTGGACCGCTATCGTTACCGGGTCCTGATCCGCGGCAAGTATCCGCAGTTCCGCTACTGGCTGGCGATGCCCTTTTTCGCCCCGGTACCCTGGGAGGCGGAGCGCTTCTATACCCAGCCCGGCATGGCCGAGCGCAACATCACCCTTGACTGGTACCCGGTCGGCACCGGCCCCTACATGTTGACCATGAACAATCCCAACCTGCGCATGGTGCTGGAACGCAATCCGAACTTCCGTGGCGAGACCTACCCCGGCGAGGGAGAGCCGGGCGACCGCGAGGCCGGCTATCTGGACGATGCCGGCAAGCCCATCCCCTTCATCGACAAGGTGGTGTTCAGCCTGGAGAAGGAGGACATCCCCTACTGGAACAAGTTCCTGCAGGGCTATTACGACAGCTCGGGGCTCTCTTCCGACAGCTTCGACCAGGCGATCTCGGTCGGCGCCGGTGGGGAGATCGGCCTCAGCGAGGCGATGCGCGCCAAGGGTATCGCGCTCAATACCGCGGTCTCGGCCTCGGTCTTCTATCTCGGTTTCAATATGCTCGATCCGGTGGTCGGCGGCGACAGCGAGCGGGCCCGCAAGCTGCGCCGGGCAATCGCCATCGTCGCCGACTACGAGGAATACATCTCCATCTTCATGAACGGTCGTGGGGTGGCAGCCCAGGGGCCACTGCCGCCCGGCATCTTCGGCCATCGCGGGGGCGAGGCCGGCCTCAACCGCTATGTCTACGACTGGGTCGATGGTCGGGCGCGGCGCAAGCCGCTGGCCGAGGCTCGCCGGCTGCTGGCCGAGGCCGGCTATCCGGACGGTCGGGACGCGAAGAGCGGCCGGCCGCTGGTGCTCTATTTCGACACCACCGGCAGCGGTCCGGACGACAAGGCACGCCTCGACTGGTGGCGCAAGCAGTTCGCCAAGCTGAACATCCAGCTGGTGGTGCGTGCCACCGACTACAACCGCTTCCAGGACAAGATGCGCAAGGGCAGGGCGCAGATCTTCCAGTGGGGCTGGAACGCCGACTATCCGGATCCGGAGAACTTCCTGTTCCTGCTCTATGGCGAGAACGGCAAGGCCGAGCACGGCGGGGAGAACGCAGCCAACTACAGCAACCCGGACTTCGACCGCCTGTTCCTGCGCATGAAGGATATGCCCAACGGGCCGGAGCGGCAGGCGGTGATCGACGAGATGCTGGAGATCCTGCGCCGCGACGGCCCCTGGCTGTGGGGTGTCTTCCCCAAGCAGTTCAGTCTCCACCATGCCTGGTACCTGAACGCCAAGCCCAACCTGATGGCGCGCAACACCCTGAAGTACCGGCGGGTTCTGGTCGACCTGCGGGCCGCGAAGCGTGCCGAGTGGAACCAGCCGGTGCGTTGGCCGCTGCTGCTCGGTGCCCTGCTGCTGATCGCCCTGGTGCTGCCGGCGCTGTACAGCTACCGGCGTCGCGAACGCATGTCGGCACGGGGAGGGCAGGGCTGA
- a CDS encoding enoyl-ACP reductase, with protein sequence MGFLAGKRALIVGLASNRSIAWGIARAMHREGAELAFTYQNDKLKGRVEKMAAELGSDICLPCDVASDAEIEAVFENLGTRWDGLDIIVHSVAFAPRSALEGSYIDSVSRENFAIAHDISSYSFAALAKAGREMMAGRNGALLTLSYLGAERALPNYNVMGVAKASLEANVRYLAYSLGPEGTRVNAVSAGPIRTLAASGIANFRKLLDYAEQNSPLRRNVSIDDVGNTAAFLCSDLAAGITGEITYVDAGYNITGGAPQFDDDQ encoded by the coding sequence ATGGGATTTCTAGCCGGCAAGCGGGCCCTGATCGTCGGACTCGCCAGCAACCGTTCCATCGCCTGGGGCATCGCCCGGGCCATGCACCGTGAGGGCGCGGAACTTGCCTTCACCTACCAGAACGACAAGCTCAAGGGACGGGTCGAAAAGATGGCCGCCGAACTCGGCTCGGACATCTGCCTGCCCTGCGACGTCGCCAGCGACGCCGAGATCGAGGCGGTGTTCGAGAACTTGGGGACACGCTGGGACGGCCTGGACATCATCGTCCATTCGGTAGCCTTCGCCCCGCGTTCGGCGCTGGAGGGCAGCTACATCGACAGCGTGAGCCGTGAGAACTTCGCCATCGCCCACGACATCAGCTCCTACAGCTTCGCCGCCCTGGCCAAGGCCGGGCGTGAGATGATGGCCGGCCGCAACGGCGCCCTGCTGACCCTCAGCTACCTGGGCGCGGAACGCGCCCTGCCCAACTACAACGTGATGGGCGTGGCCAAGGCCAGCCTGGAAGCCAACGTGCGCTACCTGGCCTACAGCCTCGGTCCCGAGGGCACCCGGGTCAATGCCGTCTCCGCCGGCCCCATCCGCACCCTGGCCGCCTCTGGCATCGCCAACTTCCGCAAGCTGCTGGACTATGCCGAGCAGAACTCGCCGCTCAGGCGCAACGTCAGCATCGACGACGTCGGCAATACCGCCGCCTTCCTCTGTTCCGACCTGGCAGCCGGCATCACCGGCGAGATCACCTACGTCGACGCCGGCTACAACATCACCGGCGGGGCACCCCAATTCGACGACGATCAATAG
- a CDS encoding dicarboxylate/amino acid:cation symporter yields the protein MSGPRLKLHWQILIALVLAVLAGSLSGRTGGLLGVSFYAVYEFLGTLFMNALKMLIVPLIMASIVSGVAGIGQGGALGRLGGKTLLYYATTSLMAILIGLLLVNLVQPGVVDGQPARDLIGLSEDSSEVAARVEGKGAADVVEIFLRMVPPNIVAAAAEGQMLGLIFFSLLFGYFLTRIGEPHAETLYSFWQGTFEVMMRITDWVMRFAPLGVFALVAKVVASTGLAAFQPLLVFFFTTLAALAVHFLIVLPLLLVLVARVNPLRHYRAMAPALLTAFSTASSSATLPITLDCVEKNAGVSNRTTSFVLPLGATVNMDGTALYECVAAMFIAQAYGLELGFAEQFLIVLVALLTSIGVAGIPAASLVAITIILAAIGLPAEAVGLILAVDRVLDMCRTSVNVFSDSCGAVIIGRLEGERGILRGEVVGG from the coding sequence ATGAGCGGCCCGCGCCTCAAGCTCCACTGGCAGATCCTCATCGCCCTGGTGCTGGCGGTGCTGGCCGGCAGCCTCAGCGGGCGAACCGGTGGCCTGCTCGGGGTCAGTTTCTACGCGGTGTACGAGTTCCTCGGCACCCTGTTCATGAACGCCCTGAAGATGCTCATCGTGCCGCTGATCATGGCCTCCATCGTCAGCGGCGTGGCCGGCATCGGCCAGGGCGGGGCGCTTGGCCGGCTCGGTGGCAAGACCCTGTTGTACTACGCCACTACCAGCCTCATGGCCATCCTCATCGGTCTGCTGCTGGTCAATCTGGTGCAGCCCGGTGTGGTTGATGGTCAGCCGGCCCGGGATTTGATCGGCCTCAGCGAGGACAGCAGCGAGGTTGCTGCCCGGGTGGAGGGCAAGGGGGCCGCCGATGTGGTGGAGATCTTCCTGCGCATGGTGCCGCCGAACATCGTCGCCGCCGCCGCCGAGGGCCAGATGCTGGGGCTGATCTTCTTCAGCCTGCTGTTCGGCTATTTTCTCACCCGCATCGGCGAACCCCATGCCGAGACCCTGTACAGCTTCTGGCAGGGGACCTTCGAGGTGATGATGCGTATCACCGACTGGGTGATGCGTTTCGCCCCGCTCGGGGTGTTCGCGCTGGTCGCCAAGGTGGTGGCCTCGACCGGGCTGGCCGCCTTCCAGCCACTGCTGGTGTTCTTCTTCACCACCCTGGCGGCACTGGCGGTGCATTTCCTGATCGTGTTGCCGCTGCTGCTGGTGCTGGTGGCGCGGGTCAATCCCCTGCGTCACTACCGGGCCATGGCGCCGGCCCTGCTCACCGCCTTCTCCACGGCCTCCAGTTCCGCCACCCTGCCCATCACCCTGGACTGTGTAGAGAAGAATGCCGGGGTCTCCAATCGCACCACCAGCTTCGTGCTGCCGCTGGGCGCTACGGTCAACATGGACGGCACCGCGCTCTACGAATGTGTCGCCGCCATGTTCATCGCCCAGGCCTACGGTCTGGAACTGGGCTTCGCCGAGCAGTTCCTGATCGTCCTGGTGGCGCTGCTCACCTCGATCGGTGTCGCCGGCATTCCCGCCGCCAGCCTGGTGGCCATCACCATCATCCTCGCCGCCATCGGCCTGCCAGCGGAGGCGGTCGGCCTGATCCTCGCCGTCGACCGGGTGCTCGACATGTGCCGGACCAGCGTCAACGTGTTCAGCGATTCCTGCGGCGCGGTGATCATCGGGCGGTTGGAGGGCGAACGGGGGATTCTGCGGGGTGAGGTGGTGGGAGGGTGA